Proteins from one Triticum aestivum cultivar Chinese Spring chromosome 7A, IWGSC CS RefSeq v2.1, whole genome shotgun sequence genomic window:
- the LOC123149412 gene encoding probable pectinesterase 29 — translation MKKLALRRLLAIAISVVALFISFTPETSHRCDAAQTVVKSVFVDQTGRGDFKTIQAAIDSVPFGNNQWTRVHVAAGTYTEKVTVPFNKSFILLEGEGRLQTSIEWADHAGGSSTTADTPTFASHADDFMARDITFKNTYDGANLAQAVAALVDGDRSSFYGCGFFSVQDTLCDMAGRHYYKNCVIGGAVDFIFGNARSIFQGCDLWTGKLTKTLGSITAHGRDTDKDDTAFVFKQCKIGGFMPIYLGRPWRDYARVIFYQTNMSIVVDRQGWDIWNSKGKEGLLTMVESECTGAGSNTTERVPWAKQLSGKEIARFVSLSYISPDGWLDAQPR, via the exons ATGAAGAAGCTCGCACTACGGCGACTGCTGGCCATAGCCATTAGTGTTGTAGCACTCTTCATATCCTTTACACCCGAGACATCTCACCGCTGCGATGCTGCACAGACGGTGGTTAAAAGTGTCTTCGTCGACCAGACTGGCCGAGGCGACTTCAAGACTATCCAAGCAGCCATCGACTCCGTCCCTTTCGGCAACAACCAATGGACCCGAGTCCACGTCGCCGCCGGCACTTACAC TGAGAAGGTGACTGTGCCATTTAACAAAAGCTTCATCCTGCTGGAAGGCGAGGGGAGGTTGCAGACGTCCATCGAGTGGGCCGATCACGCCGGCGGGTCGTCCACCACCGCCGACACCCCGACTTTCGCCTCTCATGCCGATGATTTCATGGCCCGCGACATCACGTTCAAG AACACATACGACGGGGCCAACCTGGCGCAAGCGGTGGCTGCCCTAGTTGATGGGGACCGGTCGTCGTTCTATGGATGCGGCTTCTTCAGTGTTCAGGACACATTGTGCGATATGGCTGGGAGGCACTACTATAAGAATTGTGTCATCGGCGGCGCCGTGGACTTCATCTTCGGCAACGCCAGGTCCATCTTCCAG GGCTGTGATCTATGGACGGGAAAGTTAACAAAGACGCTGGGATCCATCACGGCGCATGGGCGAGACACTGACAAAGACGATACCGCATTTGTGTTCAAGCAGTGCAAGATCGGCGGCTTCATGCCGATATACCTGGGACGCCCATGGCGAGACTATGCTAGGGTCATCTTCTACCAGACCAACATGTCTATCGTTGTGGACCGCCAAGGTTGGGACATCTGGAACTCCAAGGGCAAAGA GGGATTGCTGACGATGGTGGAATCAGAGTGCACAGGGGCGGGGTCCAACACGACGGAGCGAGTACCGTGGGCCAAGCAGCTGAGCGGCAAGGAAATCGCTAGATTCGTCAGCTTGTCCTACATCTCTCCCGATGGCTGGCTCGACGCGCAGCCACGCTAG